The following coding sequences are from one Patescibacteria group bacterium window:
- a CDS encoding UDP-N-acetylmuramoyl-L-alanyl-D-glutamate--2,6-diaminopimelate ligase, producing the protein MMRLFHKLLPKRVVRWYRRGRAWMAQAMNGFPQKKLIIVGVTGTDGKTTVVNLVGHIVRTTGKKVGWISTLGAQIGDTFIETGAHTTTVDPFTFYVLLGRMVKEHCELVVVELTSHALDQERVGKLPLAAGIITNITHEHLDYHQSLMAYMSAKAKLFALIARGKRAHKGSGIVVLNCEDATFSSLSHLARAFHGLKVFTYGLGSGDVHGERIEETLEYLTFTLVTAYGHHTLRTRLIGDYNLRNILSAAALAHVCEVPWEKIHEGIETFQPLSGRLERIEQGQPFSVFVDFAHTPNALREVLTLLRRHAKAKITVVFGAAGERDKSKRSLMGEVVAQFADRVYLTEEDPRSESVEAISQMIAQGMAMKGWKQNERYWLIPDRRIAIQTALERATSDDIVLLAGKGHERMMAMDHGVDKPWDDREVAREELEKLGWRPL; encoded by the coding sequence ATGATGCGACTATTTCATAAATTATTACCCAAGCGCGTGGTGCGCTGGTATCGCCGCGGACGGGCGTGGATGGCGCAGGCAATGAACGGGTTTCCTCAGAAGAAACTGATCATCGTGGGAGTCACCGGCACTGACGGAAAGACGACGGTGGTTAATCTCGTGGGCCATATAGTGCGCACCACGGGCAAGAAGGTCGGATGGATTTCCACGCTGGGCGCGCAAATCGGCGATACCTTTATAGAAACCGGCGCCCATACGACGACCGTGGACCCCTTCACCTTTTATGTGCTCCTTGGGCGCATGGTCAAAGAGCATTGCGAACTGGTCGTGGTAGAGCTTACCTCACACGCGCTGGACCAGGAGCGTGTGGGCAAGCTGCCGCTTGCCGCTGGCATTATCACGAACATTACCCACGAGCACCTTGATTATCATCAGAGCCTTATGGCGTATATGAGCGCAAAGGCAAAGTTGTTTGCCCTCATTGCCCGCGGCAAACGCGCGCACAAGGGGAGCGGTATCGTGGTGCTTAACTGCGAAGACGCGACGTTTTCTTCGCTCTCGCACCTCGCGCGCGCGTTTCACGGGCTCAAAGTATTTACGTACGGCTTGGGGAGCGGCGACGTGCATGGAGAGCGCATAGAAGAAACGCTTGAATACCTCACTTTTACTTTGGTCACCGCGTACGGGCACCACACGTTGCGCACGAGGCTTATTGGCGACTATAACCTCAGGAATATCCTCAGCGCCGCCGCGCTCGCCCATGTGTGCGAAGTGCCATGGGAAAAAATTCATGAGGGCATAGAAACATTCCAGCCGCTCTCAGGAAGGCTCGAGCGGATTGAGCAGGGCCAGCCGTTTTCCGTTTTTGTCGACTTCGCCCATACGCCCAATGCGCTTCGTGAGGTATTGACCCTTTTAAGGCGCCACGCTAAGGCTAAGATCACCGTGGTGTTCGGCGCGGCGGGCGAACGCGATAAATCGAAACGCTCCCTTATGGGCGAGGTGGTGGCTCAATTCGCTGATCGCGTCTACCTTACCGAAGAGGATCCCCGTTCTGAATCTGTGGAGGCGATATCACAAATGATTGCGCAGGGGATGGCAATGAAGGGGTGGAAGCAAAATGAGCGCTATTGGCTGATCCCTGATCGGCGCATTGCGATTCAAACTGCCCTTGAGCGCGCCACCTCGGATGATATTGTGCTTCTTGCAGGCAAGGGGCATGAACGCATGATGGCCATGGACCATGGGGTTGATAAGCCATGGGATGACCGGGAGGTAGCGCGGGAGGAATTAGAAAAGCTGGGGTGGAGGCCCTTATAG